TCCTCACAAACTACCTCACCCTAATCTGCCCTCTCTGGAGTTGCTTACCCAGCTGTAGCAAGCTGCTCCGACTCCCTCCCTAGGCAACGCTTCTCCcacacctccctgcctgccccagcccactGCCAGCGCCAGCGCTGGATGAGCCCCGCACTGGTCCGGCTCAGCTCACCAGCCCAGCAAAGAAACcgctgcttccctgcagcagcgGCTGGACGCACCCAGCTGCACACGGGTCCATACCCTGCTCTTCCTGCTGACTGACCAGGGCATGGAAACAGCCATGTGTAGCCCAGACACCTCCCTCGTAGTCAGGTAAAACTGGAGGGGGTGAATTCTCCCAGTGGGAATAGACCTGCAGTGGTGTGAGCCAGCCTGGTGGGAGGTGGGAGGCAGTGGTGTTGGCAAAGCCCATATCACACAGCTTCACCTGCAAGCCCTTCCAGAAGGTGAGGATGCCCCTTCTCGGGCAGTGGAGAGAGGTCCTCTGGAGATGCCTGTTTCTGCCTGCTGGCTGTAAAGGGACCTTGGACAATTACCTTACATGAGATACATAACTTTGAGACTGCTCAAGTGAGCTGAAATCCTTCCCTCCCTTGGACTCCACATCTAAAGATGTCCACAAGGAGCTCCACAAGGTTTCAGAGAGACCCCTCCAGAAATGGATCTAAGCctttcttcaaaagcttcctTGAAGTAGATGCTTATCggcttcctccaccccaccatCTCTGCTGGCTGCCTATCTGTGGAAAAGGCTTTGAGTTCCTGACCTGGAGCATCTGTATCTTCACGCACAGACTGGGTTAGCCAGACCTGCAAACAGTTCTTTGGATCTGTGTGGGCAAATGGCTTGTCTTAGATAGATCTTTAAGTTAGCTTGATGGATTATTAATGTGATTTCTATTTATGAATAGATATTGTTACAGaaccagcaaaaccaaaagaactgGATTCACTAGTGCTACAGTCCACTAAAATCTGAAGGATGAAACTgggcattttttcctttctgaagtcAAGGAATAAAACCTGTGAGTGAATTAGTTAATGACACTGATTCTAGTAAAATACTTGTGGACTTcctcaaagtactttttttttcttattgcagtgAGTTTGTGTCCATTCTTTATTGAATTGCTAAAACAGACTTGCAACCTGTCCGACACACTGTAAGGCAAATGGAGCTAAATTAAGTTATTGCCGCAAAACCAGAAAGCCATATAAGAGGACATTGCTTCAAATTCTGCTCCCACTTACAGTCATGCAACTCCACTGTAGTATGTGGAGTTGcatgagagtttaaaaaaaaatgcaaaaacatgcAGTTTAATTTCAATGCATAATAAGTGCATTAAAAACTATTTTGCTAAAACAACCAAGAATTTTTACTGATGTCTTTCTCCCACCAAAGAtgatttatccttttttttgGCACACCTAGTGAGAATGCTTTCTACGCAAAGTCCCCATTTGATCATGCAAGGACTACTCACAGCTGCCGTTGCTGTATCTCCAGAAGGGCAGACGGTGACACTGACCTTCCCTGGGTGGCTTCATTTTCAGGCTGCCCAGATGAGACACCCTCACACTGTCAGAGGGTCCAACCGGTCTTGGGGTGGGAGTGCATAAGTGGTCTCCTCACCTGAACTGAGAACGATGGGGAAACAAACAGGCCTTTCAGTGAGGCTTTTCTAGATTCCCAGGATTTGCTGCTAAGGTTGCACTGGATCATCACGGGACAAACTCCCCTGGTGGACCTCTGACTCCCACCAGAAGAAACACCTTTTGCAGAGGTTGAACTTGGTCTGAACAGAGTAAGGGAAGGTGCAACCTCTCCTCAGCTGGGGACAACTGTGCAGGCATGTGGACACAGCCGGGAAAGTCTCTGCGTGCCCAGCAGCGTGCATGGGAACTGTGAGATGAGTTGGTTGTTGACCTTCCTTTGATGCTCTGACTAACTTGCTCCCTGTCACCTCATGCCAGTCAAAAGGTTACAGAAGACAGAGTGGGACCAGATGAACATGAGCTAGGGGACCAGATGAAGACAAGCTAGGGGAGGTCCACGTGAAACCAGTCCTTTGTCTGAAcgcgtggggtggggtggggtcgGGGGGTGACCTGCCTCAAGCTCAGGCACCTGGCTGGCCCCAGCGGTGGGCAGACCCTCCCTGTTAAACTTGGGCAGGAGCTGGTCAGAGCGACATCCTCACACGGCAGCTGGTGTGGCCCTGGGGCGTCAGCCCGGCCATGTCAGCACGGCTGAGTCGAGGAGGGTGGGACGAGCCACTCCTCGTGTCCCCCTCCACCGAAGCGGTGACGCCAATGAGCAATGTGGCACAGAGCAAAACGAGTTACGGCTCTGATCCCACCATCTGACCGCGACGGGTGGACTCCCACACGGTGATCTCACTCTGTCGGCTTACTCACAGCTTCACAAGTAGCAGAGAAAGGTCACGCTCAGTTaaaactgaaatgtgttttcttacagtttttccCCCTTGGGCCAGATGCTGTAGCCCTGACTTGGGCAAAGGTCCAACTGGAAATAATGAATGTAATTACCTTGTAAGCACCTTAGTGGAAAATATTGCTATAGTTAATTATACAGGGATGCAATGCTAACTCATTTCCcagtgtttaaaatacaaatattaatgcTTTCTCCTTTGGGGTTTTGAGAAGATTAGTTATTGCTGCAGTCTAACAGAATTTGTAAGTTTTGCAGCTATTGCagtcagtttaaagaaaaagtttccaATGCTTATTTTAACATCACTGGCTGCTATTGCGCAGAACAGCACTACGCTGCACAGAACGAGGCTTTTGAGTGCCTTTGCAAGAATGAGGTCTTTGGCCATGGCCCTTTAAACATCcaaaacttggattttttttcaaagggtgTTTTAGGACCAAAAAGTGATTTTAGGATTCTCAAACGGGAAATAAACTCACCCTTTGAATATCAGAAGAACTGAAATCCTTGGAGAGAGATACCCAAAACCTGGGACTTAGGTACCTTTTAAGAAATCCTGGCTAAATTGTCTAAGTGAAAATGCCACTATCTTTCATTAAGGATCATAGGAAACAGCGCAATAAACTCATGGCATGGACTGAGCACATACTCTAGCATTTGAAGTcttcaaaatgcaaacacaggTATTTCCGCACTATTTCTGGTTGACTTTCCAGTTGTCAAACAAGGAGCCCACTATTTCTATGTTagtctgtcaaaaaaaccccattgctTTCAGTCGGCAGCTGGCAGAGCCGTCTGTGAACGAACGAGCAAAAGCCACTAAATGTGTTTTGCTTGCCTTGGTATTTGTTAACATCTCTGAACAATCCAGTGCACCCTAGCAGATATTCATAGGCTAGAAAAACAAAAGGCTCGACTCCTTTCTCACACATCTGCAAAAGGAGTCAAGAGgatttacaaaaatataaaactgtCCTGAGATTTCCCTTATAGGTACCTAAGGgagtttttcagggaaaaaaaaggggggaaaaaaaggggggggggggaaagggagacaTCAGCACTCCAGGCAGAGACCCAATTGTTCAGCGAAAACCATGCAATGTATTTTGCACCAGGCCACCTCCTCTGCCAGGAGAGGAGCcggtgctgcaggcagcacccGCAGGGCCTcgtcctcctgcctgcacctgcccgGGCACCCAAGCCACGGCAGGGAGCACGCCTTGAAGCACACAGACGGCGAGGGAAGAGGCAGGCATGATGCCCTGCTGGGATCCCCGACACGGAGAGGCCTAGACTTTTTACATTAATGAGGCCAGCGATTAGGAAATCACCTAGCTAGGCAGCTTAAGAGACTTCTGGAGCACAAGCGTAGCCTCCTCTGCTGATCCAACAGCAGGCCAAGCCTGTCCACATGTCCTGCTGCAGCAAACAGGGGTATTCACACCAAGCAAAGGGGAGGCCACtaataaaaactgcttttatctacatattttgtttgaaaaataagcCCTGTTGTCTCTGCTACTTTTCAGTTCCCTGCCTGTTTTGTTGCTACACCAGCCCAAAACTCGCCCCAGCCACCGACAGGCAGCAAGGGCAGTGGGTAAAGGAGCTCTGGGAGCCTGAGCCCAAGCTCACCATGCACAAGGCACGGAGGCTTGTGCTTAGCAGCAACAAGGATGGATTAGGAACTGTGAATTTTGAATACACTTCCACATGCCATCTGTACAGAAAAATTAAGGAAGCAGCTCCCCCAAAGGAAACAATAACCACCATTCCTCTGAAAGCTGCCAGACAGGTAATTCGGCCAGTGGAGAAAATACAACAAGGATTGCACACAGGCAGTGGGCAAACTCTGGTCGAGTTCAACACCATCCAGGTGTATTGCTGCAAGCTGAGGACAGCCTCTGTAAATCACAACACCACTCACAAGTGTCAGCATAGAATCTTTTAATACTTTACATAAAAAACTGCATACACAGTTCATAATTTTATGTAAACATCATATACATCTCAGTTTTTGCCATgtcagtttattaaaaacaaaaacagaacagtCTCAGTACCACTGttgagggaagagggagaaaagtaaacaaacataAATGGATACATTTGTTCTCTGAACCAGagaaacacaaaattattttcacctgGGTTGGCTACCCtgtgaaaataaagtttttaaataaacctAGATTCTTTAAATTGCCCTTTAGTATTAATGTCTGATGTAGTCACTGCATAAGGAACAGTGCTTTCACCcattttttccaaggcaaaaagatacagtggttttatttcatcttgtGTTCAAATCACAATTTAAAACAAGATCCAGATGAGGTTACTGAGTAAGAATGCTTCCAATGCTACAGTGTTGTATGCAGATGACAAGTGCATCGAGTGtgtaatttagaaaacaaaaatccaccaaGTTGtgcaaagtaatttcttttgaaaataaaatttttaaataaacccaaATCAACATACTTGCAGAAGACAACATTAAAGAAAGGAGCAGGCACCAAGATCATAATATGGCAATAtcatccccttcccccttgctCATCCTGCCTCATCCGTCAGGAGGAGGATGTCCAGCAAGGAGGACAGAGCAGTTCAGCTTTACTTTCCAGCCTGGTGgcttctgcagctggaggcagtTCAAGGCTTGCGTTACCAGCAGGCATCAGTCACTCAGGGCAAGTTCCTTTGCACAACACAAGTCCCAGctgggcaccccctccccacctcacTTTAAATAAGCACCCCCTGCACTACCCCAGTTTGCACAAGACAGAAAAGGTAAGATATATACAGGCTTCGCTTGGGATGaccctcccctcccagtctcAGTCTTCAGGGCACTAACTTCCACAGCAGGTCAGGCTCAGGCCAAAACATCTGCGGGAGAGGCGaggatgctgcaggcagcccaggagatgcagcccccttccccagcccacccgAGGGAGGCAcatgcaggcaggaggcagaagtCCCTTCGAGCATCTCGGCTCCACCGCTCTCCTCTTGCAAAAGAGAGGAGGCTGttggggagctgggagcagcaggtggTGGGCAAAGGGGAAGAGCTGGGTGCAATGTTTGCTCAGTCCAGTCTCAGCAGCTTTTTGTTGTTGAGAGTCTGCAATTAACTTGCAGGGGCCGGTGGTGGGAGAAGGCTTCTCCCCACTTTATTCCCAAGACTCAGGACATGCAATCTCCcccctccctctgtccccatggcTGAGCCAGCATAACCCTTTTTGGCCAAGGCTAAGGGAGTGTGCTCCCTCCCTTAGCCCCCACCCCGATTCATCACCAGCCCCCATGGGAGGGGACAGGCAGATGCCGTGTGCGTGCATAACCCAGCTCCTCTCCGCCTGCCAACAGGTGACCCAGGCGCTGTGCCCAGCACCAGGCTCCAGCCGCACCCTATAGGACTTTGCAGCAGTTGATGCAGCCATTCTGGGTGCCGTAGCGCTTCTGCAAGGCTGCCCGGGTGGCAGTCTCGAAGACCTCCCGGACACCCTCCTTGGTCTTGGCCGAGCACTCCAGGTAGTCGTAGGCCTGGATGCGAATGGCCATGGCGCGGCCATCCTCGGTGCGCACCGGCTCCTGCTTCATGCGGGCCAGCTCATTGCGCACGTGCTCATCGTTGCGCAGGTCTTTCTTGTTGGCCACCAGGATGATGGGGACATTGGGGCAGAAGTGCTTGACTTCGGGCACCCACTTCTCCGGGATGTTCTCCAGCGAGTCCGGGCTGTCCACTGAGAAGCACATGAGGATCACATCGGTGTCTGGGTAGGAGAGGGGTCGCAGACGGTCATAGTCCTCCTGGCCAGCCGTGTCCCACAGGGCCAGCTCCACCTGCTTGCCATCCACCTCGATGTCAGCCACGTAGTTCTCGAAGACGGTGGGCACGTAGACCTCGGGGAACTCATCCTTGCTGAAGACAatgaggaggcaggtcttgccaCAGGCACCGTCGCCCACCACCACCAGCTTCTTGCGGATGGCGGCCATGGCCAGGCTCGCCAAGCTGGCTTTGCCGTGCAGCAGGACGATGGCAGCGccctcctccccgcggccgccgcctcccccttCTTCTCGCTTCTCACAGGGCACCGTGGTGAGCCGGGCCCGCACAGGCAGGCGGGCGCGCCCTCCTCTCTCCCCGCACCGGCACCGTGCCTCCGTTCCCCTGCTACAGGGGAGCGCTACGGCCGCAGCAAGCGCCGCCGGTCCCGCCCGACTCGGCCCTTCGCGGGGGAAACGCTGCCGCTGCTCGCCGGACCGCACCGCACCTGCCCGCTCAGCTCCGCGCCGCGCTGCCACTGCCGCAAGCTGCGGGCTGGAGCCGCTATTTAAAGGCGCTCGCGACTTTCTTAATATAGCCAGCCAATGGGAAGGTAGGGAGTGAGGTCATCCCCGGCGGAGAGCGCCGCGATTGGCGGGAGGctgcgggcgggaggcggggcgcggggaggacggggggagcggggcgcgagcggcgcccggcccgcggcggtggcggggccgcgccggggggtGGCTGAGGGCCGGGGCGGCTGGCGCTGCCttgaggggcgggcgggggtgaCCGGGCCGGGCTAGGGGCATCGGGGTGGTGGGGTGGCTGGAGCCGGGCTGGTGGGCGGCGGGGCAGGTGGTTGtgaggcggcggggccgagcaggccgggctggggggcggcggggcagggccgtgAGGCGAGTGGGGCCGGGCTGTGAGGCGGGCTCTGCAGGGGGCTCACGGTGGACGGCGGTGCCGCACCTCCGGAGGAGCCCAGGGCAGGTCCCCCGGCCGCACCGCGCCGCCGGcgaggagccccccccccccctccccggtttGTGCCCCGGGGTGGCGGCTttgcggcagggcagggcaggtccGGTCCCTGCCGTGGCCCCAGTTGCGCCGCCGCTATCCCCGCCGCTCGGAATGACCGGTCTTAAGACGCTGGGCGAACGACGGAGAAAAACGGAGAGGGAAAATCGCTGCGTCCCAGGTGCACTCTTCAAAGCCCAAGCAAAGTGGAACTGAGATTATTGCAGGcgattaaacaaaacaaaagccttcaCTGGATATTCCTGGAAAAAGGcaggactcaaccacttcccttccttaaaggaaaaaaatcatcatgtTTGAGTCTCTTTCCTGCCAGGTTTTGGCCAAAAGGGAACAGAGGAATTATAAACTGGGAGAAGTAGCAGACTTGAACTGAAATGCCCTCTTGGTCTCAATTTACAGAGATATCGGAAGTCAcagtaatgaaaaaatgaatgtggAGAATAAATGAGCGCAAAAGACTGGAGTTTCAGATTGCTTGGAGGATAGGGTGCAAGTACCTTAACATAAACAGATGGCTCACGCTGTGTGCGTTAATAAAGCCGTGCACTGTAAAGTCTGACACTGTGAAATTATTGGAAGCAGCGTCCCTGTTGCAGCTATTGCTGTTTAACTGGGTGTTGTCTCAAGCTTTTTCCCTGCAAGCATTTTCACCTAAACGATGTCTTGTGGCTACTGCCTCTCAGGGTTGGATCCAGTGTCCTCTTTTGCTAGCCAGCACTGGCATTAGTGAATAGAACAAAAATTAGTGATTTGACAAATGTGATTGGtattaaaaagtgtatttaaaaatatccatttGAAGACCAAATGCACCACTGACTATATCAAATTGCCTGATGAGTTACTTGCAGTAGACTGTTACAGAAGTGTGTGTCAATAGGGCAAATGGTTCACTTATGGTTCACTTAATCCTAGATATTGAAATACAATTCATCTTACGTGAGATTTTTGTAATTCCCATTCCTCCCTGTCAAAAGAGCATGTCCCTGGATGGTGATGGATGGATTTGTACCTTGATCTTACGTAGTTTTATGTAAAATATCTTACAGCATATTTTACATGAAGTGAACATAATAAATTCAAACTGATGTttgaaaaaacccagaaataaagTGCAGTCATAGGCATCAGTCTTCTCCAGTACCTGTGGCCTTTTAACAGGCTAAATTTCTGATTTGCATGTccctttacatttgttttcattgctcaCAGTTTTAAATTCTTCATGAGACAAAAAAAGTTACCTATGTGGAAATCTTCCCCATGCTAGCATGTCCTTCTGGCGATGGAGCTACTGGCGGCTTGTAGCTACTTTCTCTATAAATATAATCACAAGCACGTAGAGCCATTCTGATAGGCATTTAGAGTTAATTTGCTGTGTAATGTAAGTCTTCTAAATACATTTGCTGTTGTAAGTCTCTTGAAGCTCTTCAGCAATATTAAACTGATGGTGGACTTTTCACTGGAGTTCAGAGCCACCTTGCGGCGACCCCGCCGGCATGGATGCCTGCATTCCTTATGGCTCCAAAGCCAGAAAGCTCCACCtctggggtggcagcaggaaaAGCTCCAACTATACTTTATAGATCGTGAGAGGGGCTGCTTAAATATGCTTTTGAATCCGTTTTTATTTGACTTTTGGGTGGCACGAAGAATCGTGCCTGGatatttggttttgtcttttcatGAGCAAAACACTtcattaaatagaaaaaagaatCATCTGAATGAGCAATTATGTTGATCATCTCATCTGTGCTGTGCCATGAAAGGTAGGGAAATACGCAGCTTATTCATTCCACAGCACACGGCTTTGTTGTTCACCCAGAGTGCTGCTGGCAATTATCCGTGTGCCCCGTCATAGAGAAAGCAAACTAAGTGGTCCACATTCATACTCTTTAACTTTTTTAGACTTCAAGGCAGGGTGGCCTCATCCAAACTGTCTACTGGTCCCAACGCTAAGGAAATACTCTGCAAAGGTCCAACTGACCCAAGTCAAACCCATAGCAGGGGCTCTTCTTGTAATTGAACAGCGCAGATAGAGTTCCAGCACCCACTTATGGTCTAAGCCATAACTGCTTAATTTTCTAGTG
The Mycteria americana isolate JAX WOST 10 ecotype Jacksonville Zoo and Gardens chromosome 3, USCA_MyAme_1.0, whole genome shotgun sequence genome window above contains:
- the RHOB gene encoding rho-related GTP-binding protein RhoB, with protein sequence MAAIRKKLVVVGDGACGKTCLLIVFSKDEFPEVYVPTVFENYVADIEVDGKQVELALWDTAGQEDYDRLRPLSYPDTDVILMCFSVDSPDSLENIPEKWVPEVKHFCPNVPIILVANKKDLRNDEHVRNELARMKQEPVRTEDGRAMAIRIQAYDYLECSAKTKEGVREVFETATRAALQKRYGTQNGCINCCKVL